The following are encoded in a window of Mycobacterium decipiens genomic DNA:
- a CDS encoding M56 family metallopeptidase, whose product MSGLAFTILAVLLAGPTPALLARATWPLRAPRAAMVLWQAIALAAVLSSFSAGIAIASRLLMPGPDGRPTTSFVGAAGRLGWPLWATYVTVFALTLMVGARLVVAVVRVAIATRRRRAHHRMVVDLVGVGHDAAFAQPCARARDLRVLDVAQPLAYCLPGVRSRVVVSEGTLTTLTDSEVAAILTHERAHLRARHDLVLEAFTAVHAAFPRLVRSANALGAVQLLVELLADDAAVRATGRTPLARALVACASGPAPSGALAAGGPSTVLRVRRLSGRGNSRMLSLTAYLAAAAVLVVPTVALAVPWLTQLQRLFIA is encoded by the coding sequence GTGTCCGGGCTGGCCTTCACCATCCTCGCGGTGCTGCTGGCTGGCCCGACCCCAGCCCTGCTGGCCCGAGCGACGTGGCCATTGCGCGCCCCGCGCGCCGCAATGGTGCTGTGGCAGGCCATTGCCTTGGCAGCGGTGCTTTCGTCGTTCAGCGCCGGAATCGCGATCGCTAGCCGGCTGCTCATGCCGGGCCCGGACGGACGGCCAACGACCAGCTTCGTCGGGGCCGCCGGTCGCCTCGGCTGGCCGCTGTGGGCGACATATGTCACGGTCTTTGCGCTGACCCTGATGGTCGGTGCGCGCTTGGTGGTCGCCGTGGTGCGGGTAGCCATCGCCACCCGCCGACGACGCGCCCACCACCGCATGGTGGTCGATCTCGTCGGGGTCGGACACGATGCCGCGTTTGCCCAGCCCTGCGCCCGGGCCCGCGACCTTCGGGTCTTGGACGTGGCGCAGCCGCTTGCCTACTGTCTGCCCGGTGTGCGCAGCCGGGTTGTGGTCAGCGAAGGGACATTGACCACGCTCACCGATTCCGAGGTCGCGGCGATTCTTACCCATGAGCGAGCTCATCTGCGCGCCCGCCACGATCTGGTATTGGAGGCGTTCACCGCGGTACACGCGGCTTTCCCGCGGTTGGTCCGCAGCGCCAATGCGCTGGGCGCGGTGCAGCTGCTCGTCGAGCTCCTGGCTGATGACGCCGCGGTACGGGCTACGGGGCGCACTCCCCTGGCTCGGGCTTTGGTCGCCTGCGCATCCGGGCCGGCGCCGTCGGGTGCGTTGGCCGCGGGCGGTCCCAGCACGGTGCTCCGAGTGCGCCGGCTGTCCGGACGTGGGAATAGCCGGATGCTGTCCCTAACCGCATACTTGGCCGCGGCTGCCGTGCTGGTGGTGCCCACCGTCGCGCTCGCCGTACCGTGGCTCACGCAATTGCAGCGGCTGTTCATCGCCTAG
- the blaI gene encoding transcriptional repressor BlaI — protein MAKLTRLGDLERAVMDRLWSTPEPQTVRQVHEALSARRELAYTTVMTVLQRLAKKNLVLQIRDDRAHRYAPVHGRDELVAGLMVDALAQAEDSGSRQAALVHFVERVGADEADALRRALAELEAGHRNPPPAGAEAEA, from the coding sequence ATGGCCAAGCTGACACGGCTGGGGGACCTGGAACGCGCCGTCATGGATCGTTTGTGGTCCACGCCGGAACCCCAAACCGTTCGCCAAGTCCACGAAGCGTTGTCGGCGCGACGCGAGCTTGCCTACACGACAGTGATGACCGTGCTGCAGCGGTTGGCGAAGAAGAACCTCGTGCTACAGATCCGCGACGATCGGGCCCACCGGTATGCGCCGGTGCACGGCCGCGATGAACTAGTCGCGGGGCTGATGGTCGATGCATTGGCCCAGGCCGAGGACTCCGGCAGCAGGCAGGCCGCGCTGGTGCACTTCGTCGAGCGTGTCGGCGCCGACGAGGCGGACGCGCTGCGGCGTGCCCTCGCCGAATTGGAAGCGGGTCATCGTAATCCGCCGCCGGCTGGCGCTGAAGCGGAGGCCTGA
- a CDS encoding PaaI family thioesterase, translated as MQRSSDSTPPPDFTAPFDSVLGLRFTELGPDGARAHLEVNPRLLQPMGVVHGGVYCSMIESMASLAAFSWLATHGGGNVVGVNNNTDFLRSISAGTVYGTAEPLHRGRRQQLWLVTITDDTDRVVARGQVRLQNLEAQP; from the coding sequence GTGCAGCGATCGTCGGACTCAACGCCTCCGCCGGATTTCACCGCGCCTTTCGACAGCGTGTTGGGTCTGCGATTCACCGAACTGGGCCCCGACGGCGCCCGCGCGCACCTCGAGGTCAACCCCAGACTGTTGCAGCCGATGGGCGTCGTGCACGGCGGTGTCTACTGCTCCATGATCGAAAGCATGGCCAGCCTGGCCGCTTTTAGCTGGCTGGCCACGCATGGCGGCGGCAATGTCGTGGGGGTCAACAACAACACGGATTTTCTGCGTTCCATCAGCGCGGGGACGGTGTACGGCACCGCAGAACCACTGCATCGCGGTCGGCGGCAACAGCTGTGGTTGGTCACCATCACCGACGACACCGACCGGGTCGTCGCCCGCGGCCAAGTGCGGCTGCAGAACCTCGAGGCGCAGCCGTAG
- a CDS encoding urease subunit gamma, which produces MRLTPHEQERLLLSYAAELARRRRARGLRLNHPEAIAVITDHVLEGARDGRSVAELTVSGREVLGRDDVMEGVPEMLAEVQVEATFPDGTKLVTVHQPLA; this is translated from the coding sequence ATGCGCCTGACGCCGCACGAACAGGAGCGATTGCTGCTGTCCTACGCCGCGGAGTTGGCCCGCCGGCGTCGGGCCCGCGGCCTGCGCCTCAATCACCCGGAAGCCATTGCGGTCATCACCGACCACGTCCTGGAAGGCGCGCGCGACGGCCGCTCCGTCGCAGAGTTGACGGTAAGCGGCCGTGAGGTGCTCGGCCGCGACGATGTGATGGAGGGAGTGCCTGAGATGCTTGCAGAGGTGCAGGTGGAGGCGACGTTTCCGGACGGTACCAAGTTGGTCACCGTCCACCAGCCGCTCGCATGA
- a CDS encoding urease subunit beta, translated as MIPGEIFYGSGDIEMNAAALQHLELQIVNTGDRPVQVGSHVHLPQANRALSFDRAAAHGYRLDIPAATAVRFEPGVPLVVGLVPLRGRREVHGLTLNPPGRLDI; from the coding sequence ATGATCCCGGGTGAAATCTTCTATGGCAGCGGCGATATCGAAATGAATGCAGCAGCACTCCAACACCTGGAGCTGCAGATCGTCAACACCGGAGATCGTCCGGTGCAGGTCGGCAGCCATGTCCACCTTCCGCAGGCCAATCGGGCGCTGTCGTTCGATCGCGCGGCGGCCCACGGCTATCGTCTGGACATTCCGGCGGCCACCGCGGTCCGGTTCGAGCCAGGCGTGCCCCTAGTCGTCGGGTTGGTTCCGCTACGCGGACGGCGTGAGGTGCACGGCCTGACGCTGAATCCACCTGGACGACTGGACATTTGA
- a CDS encoding urease subunit alpha, giving the protein MVKLSRERYAQLFGPTTGDRIRLADTDLLVEITEDRSGGPGLAGDEAVFGGGKVLRESMGQGLASRAEGAPDTVITGAVIIDYWGIIKADIGIRDGRIVGIGKAGNPDIMTGVHRDLVIGASTDLIKGNGRILTAGAIDCHVHLICPQIITEALCAGTTTIIGGGTGPSLGTKATTVTPGEWHLARMLEALDSWPVNFALLGKGNTVNTEALWEQLRGGASGFKLHEDWGSTPAAIDTCLTVAEAAGVQVALHSDTLNEMGFVEDTIAAIAGRSIHAYHTEGAGGGHAPDIITVAGQPNVLPSSTNPTRPHTVNTLDEHLDMLIECHHLNPRIPEDLAFAESRIRPSTIAAEDLLHDIGAISMIGSDSQAMGRVGEVVLRTWQTAHVMKTRRGALAGDGSADNMRVRRYVAKYTICPAIAHGLDHEIGSVEVGKLADLVIWEPAFFGVRPHTVLKGGAIAWAAMGDANASIPTPQPVLPRPMFGAATATAAATSVHFVAPQAIDARLADRLAVNRRLMPVNDVRAVGKADLPLNATLPSIEVDPDTFTVRIDGQVWQPQPAAELPMAQRYFLF; this is encoded by the coding sequence ATGGTGAAGCTGTCCAGGGAGCGCTACGCGCAGCTATTCGGCCCGACCACCGGTGACCGGATCCGGCTGGCCGACACCGACCTCCTGGTGGAGATCACCGAAGACCGGTCCGGGGGACCGGGACTGGCCGGCGACGAGGCGGTGTTCGGCGGCGGCAAGGTGCTGCGTGAGTCCATGGGGCAGGGACTCGCGAGCCGGGCCGAGGGCGCTCCCGACACGGTGATCACCGGCGCCGTGATCATCGACTACTGGGGAATCATCAAGGCCGACATCGGAATTCGGGATGGCCGCATCGTCGGAATCGGAAAGGCCGGTAACCCCGACATCATGACGGGTGTGCATCGGGACCTCGTGATCGGAGCGTCGACCGATCTCATTAAGGGCAACGGGCGCATCCTAACCGCAGGCGCCATCGACTGTCACGTGCACTTGATCTGCCCGCAGATCATCACCGAAGCACTCTGCGCGGGCACGACGACAATTATCGGCGGCGGCACCGGTCCCAGCTTAGGCACCAAGGCCACCACCGTCACTCCCGGCGAGTGGCACCTAGCCAGGATGCTGGAGGCACTGGATTCCTGGCCGGTGAACTTCGCACTGCTCGGCAAGGGAAACACCGTGAACACCGAGGCGTTGTGGGAGCAACTGCGAGGTGGCGCATCGGGTTTCAAATTGCACGAGGATTGGGGGTCTACACCCGCGGCAATCGATACCTGCCTGACTGTCGCGGAGGCGGCCGGCGTTCAGGTTGCGCTGCACAGCGACACCCTCAATGAGATGGGGTTTGTCGAAGACACCATTGCCGCGATCGCGGGCCGTTCGATTCACGCCTATCACACCGAAGGCGCCGGCGGCGGGCACGCACCGGACATCATCACCGTCGCGGGCCAGCCGAATGTACTACCCAGCTCCACCAACCCGACCCGCCCGCATACGGTCAACACCCTCGACGAGCACCTCGACATGCTGATCGAGTGTCATCACCTCAACCCCCGGATACCGGAGGATCTGGCCTTCGCAGAAAGCCGGATCCGGCCGTCCACTATCGCGGCAGAAGATCTGTTGCACGACATTGGCGCCATCTCGATGATCGGCAGCGATTCCCAGGCGATGGGCCGCGTGGGCGAAGTGGTGCTGCGCACCTGGCAGACCGCACATGTGATGAAAACGCGCCGCGGAGCACTTGCCGGTGACGGTTCGGCCGACAACATGCGTGTCCGGCGCTACGTCGCTAAGTACACCATCTGCCCTGCCATCGCACACGGCTTGGACCACGAGATCGGTTCGGTGGAGGTGGGAAAGCTTGCCGACCTGGTGATTTGGGAGCCGGCGTTCTTCGGGGTCCGGCCGCATACCGTGCTCAAAGGCGGCGCGATCGCCTGGGCGGCGATGGGCGATGCAAACGCGTCGATACCAACCCCCCAACCGGTGCTCCCGCGACCGATGTTCGGTGCGGCTACGGCAACCGCGGCAGCCACCTCGGTGCACTTCGTCGCCCCACAAGCCATCGACGCGCGCCTGGCGGACCGGCTCGCGGTCAATCGTCGGCTAATGCCGGTGAACGACGTACGCGCAGTGGGCAAAGCCGATCTGCCGCTCAATGCCACCTTACCGAGCATCGAGGTCGATCCCGACACCTTCACCGTGCGAATCGACGGTCAGGTATGGCAACCACAACCGGCCGCCGAACTCCCAATGGCACAACGGTATTTCCTGTTCTAA
- a CDS encoding urease accessory protein UreF yields MTSLAVLLTLADSRLPTGAHVHSGGIEEAIARGMVTNLASLEAFLKRRIRTHGLVTASIAAAVHRGDLAIDDADRETDARTPAPAARHASRSQGRGLNRLARLVWPDSHWEDLGPRPHLAVAAGRIGAISALTPAHTTLHIVYTTMTGSATAAQRLLALDPAQVAILTFRLSELCEHIAAEATAGLADLSDPLLDTLAQRHAERDRPLFAS; encoded by the coding sequence ATGACTTCCCTGGCAGTGCTTCTCACCCTCGCGGACTCGCGACTGCCCACTGGTGCGCACGTGCACTCGGGTGGTATCGAAGAAGCCATTGCCAGGGGTATGGTGACCAACCTGGCTAGCCTGGAAGCGTTCCTGAAACGGCGGATCCGCACCCACGGACTGGTCACGGCGTCGATCGCAGCCGCGGTGCACCGGGGTGATCTGGCGATTGACGACGCCGACCGCGAAACCGACGCGCGAACACCGGCTCCCGCGGCCAGGCACGCTTCACGCAGCCAGGGCCGGGGGCTGAACCGGCTGGCACGGCTGGTTTGGCCCGATTCACACTGGGAAGACCTCGGCCCGAGGCCGCATCTGGCGGTGGCCGCGGGCCGCATCGGAGCGATCAGCGCACTCACCCCTGCGCACACCACGCTGCACATCGTCTATACCACGATGACCGGCTCGGCCACCGCGGCCCAGCGACTGCTGGCGCTCGATCCTGCCCAGGTGGCCATTCTGACCTTCCGGCTGTCCGAACTGTGCGAACACATCGCGGCTGAGGCAACTGCGGGACTGGCAGACTTGTCTGACCCGCTACTCGACACGCTCGCACAGCGTCACGCCGAACGCGACCGTCCCCTGTTTGCCTCCTGA
- a CDS encoding transposase translates to MDRRREENVGLYCGIDWATDHHDVAVVDHDGRVVARSRVSNDAAGFAALLTLLADAGDNASDPIPVAIETDRALGRRRNLDRDTERLRQVFTATYLHQPPVAKNAMGIQLSALLRQFHAACIAADELAEAATAHFDQHPHATTITSFPGLGMPTGDRVLAEIGDDRSRFAEARGLKAFAGSAPITRASGKKTVVLHRHIKNRRLAAVRPIWALGSQRASPGARRHHDARRAAGDWNRQAQPHLFNKFLGQLHHCLHTGQLYDEHRALPPPLQLAA, encoded by the coding sequence ATGGATCGAAGGCGTGAGGAGAACGTGGGACTGTACTGCGGAATAGATTGGGCCACAGACCATCACGACGTTGCAGTGGTCGACCACGACGGCCGCGTGGTGGCGCGCAGCCGGGTCAGCAACGACGCCGCCGGATTCGCCGCGTTGTTGACACTGCTGGCCGACGCCGGCGACAACGCTTCCGATCCGATCCCGGTCGCAATAGAAACCGACCGTGCCCTCGGTCGCCGACGCAATCTCGACCGCGACACCGAACGCCTCAGGCAGGTCTTCACCGCCACCTACCTGCACCAACCACCGGTCGCAAAGAACGCGATGGGTATTCAACTGTCGGCTCTGCTGCGTCAATTCCACGCCGCCTGCATCGCCGCCGATGAACTCGCCGAGGCGGCGACCGCTCATTTTGACCAGCACCCGCACGCCACCACCATCACCAGCTTCCCCGGCCTGGGAATGCCTACCGGTGACCGGGTGCTCGCCGAGATCGGTGATGACCGCTCCCGATTCGCCGAAGCCCGCGGATTGAAAGCCTTCGCCGGATCGGCACCCATCACTCGCGCGAGCGGCAAGAAAACCGTTGTCCTGCACCGGCATATCAAAAACCGGCGGCTGGCTGCCGTCCGCCCAATATGGGCACTGGGATCGCAGCGTGCCTCTCCCGGCGCCCGCCGACACCATGACGCCCGCCGCGCCGCCGGCGACTGGAACCGCCAAGCCCAACCACACCTGTTCAACAAATTCCTCGGCCAACTCCACCACTGCCTGCACACCGGCCAGCTCTACGACGAACATCGGGCGCTTCCACCCCCTCTCCAGCTCGCGGCTTGA
- the ureG gene encoding urease accessory protein UreG, whose translation MATHSHPHSHTHLDRPKRVREPGEPLRIGVGGPVGSGKTALVAALCRRLRDEQSLAVLTNDIYTTEDADFLRKHAVLPDERIAAVQTGGCPHTAIRDDITANLDAIDDLIAAHDALDLILVESGGDNLTATFSSGLVDVQIFVIDVAGGDKVPRKGGPGVTYSDLLVINKTDLAPLVGADLGVMARDADAVRDGRPTVLQSLTEDPAASDVLAWVRSQLTANGF comes from the coding sequence ATGGCAACACATTCCCATCCCCACTCCCACACTCACCTCGATCGACCAAAGCGGGTCCGCGAACCGGGCGAGCCGCTGCGCATCGGCGTCGGCGGCCCGGTCGGGTCCGGCAAAACCGCACTGGTTGCGGCGCTATGCCGGCGTTTACGGGACGAGCAGTCGCTGGCGGTGCTGACCAACGACATCTACACCACCGAGGACGCCGACTTCCTGCGCAAACATGCGGTGCTGCCCGACGAGCGCATCGCGGCTGTGCAGACCGGCGGCTGCCCGCACACCGCGATCCGCGACGACATAACCGCGAACCTGGACGCGATCGACGACTTGATTGCCGCCCACGATGCGCTGGACCTGATCCTGGTCGAATCCGGCGGCGACAACCTAACGGCCACCTTCTCTTCGGGCTTGGTGGACGTGCAGATCTTCGTCATCGACGTGGCCGGCGGTGACAAGGTGCCACGCAAGGGCGGTCCGGGGGTGACCTATTCGGATTTGTTGGTGATCAACAAAACTGACCTGGCTCCGCTCGTGGGCGCCGACCTGGGGGTGATGGCGCGCGACGCCGACGCGGTACGCGACGGCCGTCCGACGGTGCTGCAATCGTTGACCGAGGACCCAGCTGCCAGCGATGTCTTGGCCTGGGTTCGTAGTCAACTGACCGCCAATGGATTCTAA
- a CDS encoding urease accessory protein UreD yields the protein MDSKVLVVASLNRLPRIDCRGGIQARRTAPDTVHLVSAAATPLGGDTIEIRVIVERGARLQLRSAAATVALPGADTPTSRACWEIDVTGTLDVDLEPTLVAASARHLSYVALRLHDDGRVRFRERVQIGRCNEWEGFWSGSLQANRNGRPLLRHRVEVGAGSLADDVIAAPRATISELRYPATAFTDAIDARSTVLALAGGGTLSTWQADRLAG from the coding sequence ATGGATTCTAAGGTCCTGGTGGTCGCTTCGCTAAATCGGTTGCCCCGCATCGACTGTCGTGGCGGCATCCAGGCACGCCGCACCGCGCCCGACACCGTGCACCTGGTGTCGGCGGCCGCCACCCCGCTGGGTGGCGACACCATAGAAATCCGGGTGATTGTGGAGCGGGGTGCCCGGCTCCAGCTACGCAGCGCCGCCGCCACGGTGGCACTGCCCGGCGCGGATACCCCGACGTCGCGCGCTTGCTGGGAGATCGACGTCACCGGGACCCTGGACGTGGATCTTGAGCCGACCCTCGTCGCCGCTTCAGCCCGGCATCTGTCATATGTCGCCCTGCGCCTGCACGACGATGGCCGGGTCCGCTTCCGAGAGCGCGTGCAGATTGGCAGATGCAATGAGTGGGAAGGGTTCTGGTCTGGATCGCTGCAAGCCAACCGGAATGGCCGCCCCCTGCTGCGCCACCGGGTGGAGGTGGGCGCCGGGTCGCTGGCCGACGACGTTATCGCGGCACCTCGCGCCACTATCAGTGAATTGCGCTATCCAGCAACGGCATTCACCGATGCCATCGATGCACGATCGACGGTTCTAGCGTTAGCCGGCGGCGGAACGCTCAGCACCTGGCAGGCTGACCGGCTGGCTGGTTAA
- a CDS encoding NAD(P)/FAD-dependent oxidoreductase, producing the protein MSPQQEPTAEPRRRHRVVIVGSGFGGLNAAKKLKRADVDVKLIARTTHHLFQPLLYQVATGIISEGEIAPPTRVVLRKQRNVQVLLGNVTHIDLARQCVISELLGHSYETPYDSLIVAAGAGQSYFGNDHFAEFAPGMKSIDDALELRGRILSAFEQAERSSDPERRAKLLTFTVVGAGPTGVEMAGQIAELAEHTLKGAFRHIDSTKARVILLDAAPAVLPPMGEKLGRRAAARLQKLGVEIQLGAMVTDVDRNGITVKDSDGTIRRIESACKVWSAGVSASRLGRDLAEQSAAELDRAGRVQVLPDLSLPGYPNVFVVGDMAAVEGVPGVAQGAIQGAKYVAGTIKAELAGANPAEREPFQYFDKGSMATVSRFSAVAKIGPVEFSGFVAWLIWLVLHLVYLIGFKTKITTLLSWTVTFLSTRRGQLTITDQQAFARTRLEQLAELAAEAQDAAASAKVAS; encoded by the coding sequence ATGAGTCCACAGCAAGAACCCACAGCTGAACCACGTCGTCGACATCGAGTTGTCATCGTCGGTTCTGGGTTCGGCGGGCTGAATGCGGCAAAGAAACTCAAGCGGGCCGACGTCGACGTCAAGCTGATCGCGCGCACCACCCATCACCTATTCCAGCCGTTGCTGTACCAGGTGGCCACCGGGATCATCTCCGAGGGGGAAATCGCTCCACCGACGCGGGTCGTGCTGCGCAAGCAGCGCAACGTCCAGGTGCTGCTGGGCAACGTCACTCACATCGATCTCGCCCGGCAGTGCGTCATCTCGGAGTTGCTCGGTCACAGCTACGAAACCCCCTACGACAGCCTCATCGTCGCCGCTGGCGCGGGCCAGTCATATTTCGGCAATGACCATTTCGCCGAATTCGCACCCGGCATGAAGTCGATCGACGACGCGTTGGAGTTGCGCGGCCGGATATTGAGCGCATTCGAGCAGGCCGAACGGTCCAGCGATCCGGAACGACGGGCCAAGCTGCTGACTTTCACCGTTGTCGGGGCAGGCCCCACCGGTGTCGAAATGGCCGGACAGATCGCCGAACTGGCCGAGCACACCCTCAAGGGCGCGTTCCGGCACATCGACTCGACCAAGGCGCGGGTGATTCTGCTCGACGCCGCACCCGCGGTGCTGCCGCCGATGGGCGAAAAGCTCGGTCGACGGGCGGCGGCCCGGTTGCAGAAACTCGGTGTGGAAATCCAGCTGGGCGCGATGGTCACCGACGTCGACCGCAACGGCATCACCGTCAAGGACTCCGACGGCACCATCCGACGCATCGAGTCGGCCTGCAAAGTCTGGTCCGCCGGCGTCTCGGCCAGTCGGCTCGGCAGGGACCTCGCCGAACAGTCGGCCGCCGAGCTCGACCGGGCCGGCCGGGTCCAAGTGCTGCCCGACCTATCGCTCCCCGGGTACCCGAACGTCTTCGTGGTGGGCGACATGGCTGCAGTCGAGGGTGTTCCGGGAGTAGCCCAGGGCGCCATCCAGGGGGCGAAATATGTCGCCGGCACCATCAAGGCCGAACTCGCCGGAGCCAATCCAGCCGAGCGTGAGCCATTTCAGTACTTCGACAAGGGTTCCATGGCCACGGTGTCGCGGTTTTCCGCGGTGGCCAAGATCGGTCCGGTTGAGTTCAGCGGCTTTGTCGCCTGGCTGATTTGGCTAGTGCTACACCTGGTGTACCTGATCGGGTTCAAAACCAAGATCACCACGCTGCTGTCATGGACGGTGACCTTTTTGAGCACTCGGCGCGGCCAGCTGACCATTACCGACCAGCAGGCGTTCGCGCGAACGCGGCTCGAACAGCTGGCGGAACTTGCGGCCGAGGCACAGGACGCGGCAGCGAGCGCCAAGGTGGCCAGTTAA
- a CDS encoding LLM class F420-dependent oxidoreductase translates to MAIRLGLQIPNFSYGTGVEKLFPSVLAQAREAEAAGFDSLFVMDHFYQLPMLGAPDQPMLEAYTALGALATATERLQLGTLVTGNTYRNPTLLGKIITTLDVVSAGRAILGIGAGWFELEHRQLGFEFGTFTDRFNRLEEALQILEPMIKGERPTFSGDWYTTESATAEPRYRDRIPIMIGGGGEKKTFAIAARCADHLNIVAALDELPRKVKALAARCDEAGRDRSTLETSLMLTVMIDENVTQDALPEQVSGRMVVGGPAQIADQVQAKVLDAGIDGLIINLAPHGYTPGVISTAAEALRPLLGG, encoded by the coding sequence GTGGCTATTCGGCTTGGTCTTCAGATCCCCAACTTTTCGTACGGCACCGGGGTGGAGAAGCTTTTCCCGTCTGTCCTCGCCCAGGCACGTGAGGCCGAAGCGGCCGGTTTCGACTCACTATTCGTGATGGATCACTTCTACCAACTGCCGATGTTGGGGGCGCCCGACCAGCCGATGTTGGAGGCCTACACCGCCCTCGGTGCGCTGGCCACCGCGACCGAGCGGCTGCAGCTGGGCACGTTGGTAACCGGCAACACCTACCGCAATCCGACCCTGCTCGGAAAGATCATCACCACCCTCGATGTGGTGAGCGCCGGCCGGGCGATCCTCGGCATCGGGGCCGGTTGGTTTGAGCTCGAACACCGCCAGCTCGGCTTCGAGTTCGGCACGTTCACCGACCGGTTCAACCGGCTCGAGGAGGCGCTGCAGATTCTTGAGCCAATGATCAAGGGTGAGCGTCCGACTTTTTCCGGCGATTGGTACACCACCGAATCCGCGACGGCCGAGCCGCGCTATCGCGACCGCATCCCAATCATGATCGGCGGCGGTGGGGAGAAGAAGACGTTCGCGATCGCTGCCCGGTGCGCCGACCATCTCAACATTGTGGCGGCGCTTGACGAGCTGCCGCGCAAAGTGAAGGCACTGGCCGCGCGGTGCGACGAGGCCGGCCGGGACCGGTCGACGCTGGAGACCAGTCTGATGCTGACGGTAATGATCGATGAGAACGTCACCCAGGATGCGCTTCCCGAGCAGGTGAGCGGGCGCATGGTGGTGGGCGGGCCGGCACAGATCGCCGACCAAGTCCAGGCCAAGGTGCTCGACGCCGGTATCGACGGATTGATCATCAACTTGGCCCCGCACGGCTACACGCCCGGGGTCATCAGCACCGCCGCAGAGGCGTTGCGTCCGTTGCTCGGCGGGTAG
- a CDS encoding SDR family oxidoreductase, with product MAVEVLVTGGDTDLGRTIAEGFRDDGHKVTLVGGRRGDLEVVAKELDVDAIVCDTTDPTSLTEARELFPHHLDTIVNVPAPAWDAGDPRAYSVSDTANVWRNALDATVLSTVLTVQSVGDHLRSGGSIVSVVAENPPAGGPDAAIKAALSNWIEGQAAVFGTRGITINAVACGRGAQNGYEGLSRTPAPVAAEIARLALFLTTPAARHITGQTLHVSHGALAHFG from the coding sequence ATGGCAGTGGAGGTGTTGGTCACCGGCGGGGACACCGACCTGGGGCGCACAATAGCCGAAGGCTTTCGCGACGACGGTCACAAGGTAACGCTGGTGGGTGGCCGCCGTGGCGACCTCGAGGTCGTCGCAAAGGAACTTGACGTGGACGCCATCGTGTGCGACACCACCGACCCGACCAGCCTCACCGAGGCCCGGGAATTATTCCCCCATCACCTGGACACCATCGTCAACGTGCCGGCGCCGGCCTGGGATGCCGGTGACCCCCGTGCCTACTCGGTGTCCGACACGGCCAATGTGTGGCGGAATGCGCTCGACGCGACGGTCCTGTCGACGGTGCTGACGGTGCAATCCGTGGGCGACCATCTGCGCTCGGGTGGCTCGATTGTGAGTGTGGTGGCCGAGAACCCGCCTGCCGGCGGCCCCGACGCCGCAATCAAGGCGGCTCTGTCGAATTGGATCGAGGGTCAGGCCGCGGTTTTCGGCACTCGCGGGATCACCATCAATGCCGTCGCTTGCGGGCGTGGTGCGCAGAACGGTTACGAAGGCCTTTCGCGCACGCCCGCGCCCGTCGCGGCGGAGATCGCGCGGTTGGCGCTGTTCCTCACCACCCCCGCGGCTCGCCACATCACGGGTCAGACGCTGCATGTCAGCCACGGCGCGCTGGCTCACTTCGGCTGA